From Myxococcales bacterium, a single genomic window includes:
- a CDS encoding 1-acyl-sn-glycerol-3-phosphate acyltransferase has protein sequence MSASYRSAVTVVRLLVRAFFRRVEVSGLENVPSSGGGLIVAAHPNGLVDPGLILAFFPRPVAFGARHGLFRLPLLGWVMRGAGAVPIYRAVDAKAGGGDRRAQNQRSLTALAQAISGGAFAALFPEGISHDAPRLMELKTGAARLYYQARAECPDKRPVIIPVGLHYDDKRAFRSYALVEFHPPLELSAELDIAPPPDESDDVVKERARALTDEIETRLSDIVHPTETWELHHLMHRARKLVRAERAHRAAADPGRPDMQEKVLGFARIWSGYNTRLASHPDEVATVLGRLRSYDLTLRALAVEDHDLDLDPRLASPWLGFLLFLQLATVYLVLPPLLIVGYLVNLPVALLLIGVSKLTSRAYKDEATVKLLLGALLFPLAWISVGVLAARGNALLGVALPGVPDVPVLAGISMGLLACVGGAAGMRYLRVARETARAVRVRLFRRWRRREVERLRVERSALFDAIISFSVGLELPGRVDSKGRVVREPSADA, from the coding sequence GTGAGCGCTTCTTATCGCAGCGCCGTCACCGTCGTGCGGCTGCTCGTGCGGGCGTTTTTTCGTCGGGTGGAGGTCAGCGGTCTAGAGAACGTGCCGAGCTCCGGCGGCGGACTGATCGTCGCAGCGCACCCCAACGGACTGGTGGATCCGGGCTTGATCCTGGCGTTCTTTCCGCGCCCCGTGGCGTTCGGAGCCCGGCACGGTTTGTTTCGCTTGCCGCTGCTCGGCTGGGTGATGCGTGGCGCCGGCGCGGTCCCGATCTATCGCGCCGTGGACGCCAAGGCGGGCGGCGGTGACCGCAGAGCCCAGAATCAACGCAGCCTGACCGCGCTGGCGCAGGCCATTTCGGGAGGAGCTTTCGCTGCGTTGTTTCCCGAGGGCATCAGTCACGACGCTCCCCGGCTGATGGAGCTGAAGACGGGCGCCGCGCGGCTGTATTACCAGGCGCGGGCCGAGTGCCCTGACAAGCGGCCGGTGATCATCCCGGTCGGCCTGCACTACGACGACAAACGAGCGTTTCGCTCCTACGCGCTGGTGGAATTTCACCCGCCCCTCGAGCTCTCGGCGGAGCTCGACATCGCCCCTCCGCCGGATGAGAGCGACGACGTCGTGAAGGAGCGAGCTCGAGCGCTCACGGACGAGATCGAGACTCGCCTCTCGGACATCGTTCACCCCACCGAGACCTGGGAGCTGCACCACTTGATGCATCGCGCACGCAAGCTCGTGCGGGCGGAGCGTGCTCACCGCGCGGCGGCCGACCCGGGTCGGCCCGACATGCAAGAGAAGGTTCTGGGGTTTGCCCGGATCTGGTCAGGGTACAACACGCGCCTCGCCTCGCACCCCGACGAGGTCGCGACCGTGCTCGGGCGCTTGCGGAGCTACGACCTGACACTCCGCGCCCTCGCCGTCGAAGATCACGATCTGGATCTCGATCCGCGACTGGCGTCGCCGTGGCTCGGATTTCTGCTCTTCCTGCAGCTCGCGACGGTCTACCTGGTGTTACCGCCACTGCTGATCGTGGGGTACTTGGTCAATCTGCCGGTCGCCCTGCTGCTGATCGGCGTTTCCAAGCTCACCTCGCGCGCCTACAAGGACGAGGCCACGGTGAAGCTCTTGCTCGGTGCGCTGCTCTTCCCGTTGGCCTGGATCAGCGTCGGAGTCCTGGCGGCAAGAGGCAATGCCCTGCTTGGCGTAGCACTGCCGGGGGTGCCGGACGTTCCGGTGTTGGCTGGCATCAGCATGGGGCTCCTGGCGTGTGTCGGCGGAGCCGCGGGCATGCGTTACCTGCGAGTCGCGCGGGAGACTGCGCGAGCGGTGCGCGTGCGGCTGTTCCGCCGCTGGCGTCGGCGCGAAGTCGAGCGTCTGCGGGTGGAACGGAGCGCGCTCTTCGATGCCATCATCTCGTTCTCGGTGGGTCTCGAGCTGCCCGGGCGGGTGGACTCCAAGGGTCGCGTCGTGCGCGAGCCGTCCGCCGACGCCTGA